A single region of the Pygocentrus nattereri isolate fPygNat1 chromosome 27, fPygNat1.pri, whole genome shotgun sequence genome encodes:
- the LOC108440217 gene encoding hemoglobin subunit alpha-like → MSLTTKDMAVVKALWAKISSKADEIGAEAFGRMLTVYPQTKTYFSHWADLSPGSASVKKHGKTIMGAVADAVAKIDDLPTALSQLSELHASKLRVDPANFKILAHNLIVVVAMLFPADFTPEVHVSLDKFMQNLAWCLAERYR, encoded by the exons ATGAGTCTCACTACTAAGGACATGGCTGTGGTGAAGGCCCTTTGGGCCAAAATCTCCTCCAAGGCCGATGAGATCGGAGCTGAAGCCTTTGGCAG GATGCTCACCGTGTACCCCCAGACCAAGACCTACTTCTCCCACTGGGCTGACCTGAGCCCTGGATCCGCTTCAGTGAAGAAGCATGGAAAGACCATCATGGGCGCCGTTGCTGATGCAGTTGCCAAAATTGACGACCTGCCTACCGCTCTGTCCCAGCTCAGCGAACTGCACGCTTCCAAGCTGAGAGTGGACCCTGCTAACTTCAAG ATCCTGGCGCACAACCTCATTGTGGTCGTGGCCATGCTGTTCCCTGCTGACTTCACTCCTGAAGTTCACGTGTCTCTAGACAAGTTCATGCAGAACCTGGCCTGGTGTCTGGCTGAGAGGTACCGCTAA